A portion of the Pseudomonas protegens CHA0 genome contains these proteins:
- a CDS encoding PaaI family thioesterase, translating into MAQNPISERAARFLSALRHCQVLGIRVHSASEEGLTLTLPYSPQIVGDPQTGIIHGGALTTLMDSACGMATLCVLPEFEVCPTLDLRIDYMHPAVPHHDVHGFAQCYRVTTDVIFTRGFAYQDDPERPVAHVVGTFMRMGRGLKGSRGLASSIKGERA; encoded by the coding sequence ATGGCGCAAAACCCTATTTCTGAGCGTGCGGCGCGCTTTCTTTCCGCCTTGCGCCACTGCCAGGTGCTGGGCATCCGGGTACATAGCGCCTCTGAAGAGGGCCTGACCCTGACCTTGCCCTACAGTCCGCAGATTGTCGGCGACCCGCAAACCGGGATCATTCACGGCGGTGCCCTGACCACGCTGATGGACAGCGCCTGTGGCATGGCCACGCTTTGCGTGCTGCCGGAGTTCGAAGTGTGTCCGACCCTGGACCTGCGCATAGACTATATGCATCCGGCGGTCCCTCATCATGACGTGCACGGCTTTGCCCAGTGTTACCGGGTCACCACCGATGTGATCTTTACCCGCGGCTTTGCCTATCAGGATGATCCCGAGCGTCCCGTGGCTCATGTAGTCGGCACTTTCATGCGCATGGGCCGGGGGCTCAAGGGCAGCCGCGGGCTGGCCAGCTCAATCAAGGGGGAGCGGGCATGA
- a CDS encoding PaaI family thioesterase — protein MSTDLRALLEQARQQGDYTALLEQIPYAKLIGIECTQLGDELLFRLPANKDNIGNPLLPALHGGVIAGFMELAAALHLLILTGSPGVPKIIDFSLDYLRAGQFRDTFARCQVCRQGRRVANVAITAWQSTAEESIATARAHFKIEESTGP, from the coding sequence ATGAGCACGGACCTTCGAGCACTCCTGGAGCAGGCTCGCCAGCAGGGCGATTACACCGCGTTGCTGGAGCAGATCCCCTACGCGAAGCTGATTGGCATCGAGTGCACGCAACTGGGAGATGAACTGCTGTTTCGCCTGCCGGCCAACAAGGACAATATCGGCAACCCTCTGCTTCCAGCCCTGCACGGTGGAGTGATCGCCGGTTTCATGGAACTGGCGGCCGCCTTGCATTTGCTGATTCTCACCGGCTCGCCCGGGGTGCCGAAAATCATCGACTTTTCCCTCGACTACCTGCGCGCCGGGCAGTTTCGCGACACCTTTGCCCGCTGCCAGGTATGCCGGCAGGGCAGAAGGGTGGCCAATGTCGCCATCACCGCCTGGCAGAGCACTGCCGAGGAGTCGATTGCCACCGCTCGCGCACATTTCAAGATCGAAGAGAGCACCGGCCCTTGA
- the htpG gene encoding molecular chaperone HtpG: MSVETQKETLGFQTEVKQLLHLMIHSLYSNKEIFLRELISNASDAVDKLRFEALSKPELLEGGAELKIRVSFDKDAKTVTLEDNGIGMSREDVITHLGTIAKSGTADFMKNLTGDQKKDSHLIGQFGVGFYSAFIVADQVEVFSRRAGLPASEGVHWSSKGEGEFEVATIDKAERGTRIVLHLKSGEDEFADGWRLRNIIKKYSDHIALPIELPKEAAAAEGEEKPALEWETVNRASALWTRPRTEIKDEEYQEFYKHIAHDFENPLSWSHNKVEGKLEYSSLLYVPARAPFDLYQREAPKGLKLYVQRVFVMDQAESFLPLYLRFIKGVVDSNDLSLNVSREILQKDPIIDSMKSALTKRVLDMLEKLAKNEPEQYKGFWKNFGQVMKEGPAEDFANKEKIAGLLRFASTQGDDGEQNVSLADYLARAKEGQDKIYFLTGESYAQVKNSPHLEVFRKKGIEVLLLTDRIDEWLMSYLNEFDGKSFVDVARGDLDLGNLDSEEDKKAAEEVAKTKEGLVERIKTALGESVSEVRVSHRLTDSPAILAIGEQDLGLQMRQILEASGQKVPDSKPIFEFNPTHPLIEKLDGEQSEERFGDLSHILFDQAALAAGDSLKDPAAYVRRLNKLLVELSV; the protein is encoded by the coding sequence ATGAGTGTGGAAACTCAAAAGGAAACCCTGGGCTTCCAGACCGAGGTGAAGCAACTGCTGCACCTCATGATCCATTCGCTGTATTCCAACAAGGAAATCTTCCTTCGCGAATTGATCTCGAACGCCTCTGACGCCGTCGACAAATTGCGCTTCGAAGCCCTGTCCAAGCCCGAGTTGCTGGAAGGTGGCGCCGAACTGAAAATCCGTGTGAGCTTCGATAAGGACGCGAAAACCGTCACCCTCGAAGACAACGGTATTGGCATGAGCCGAGAAGATGTGATCACCCACCTGGGGACCATCGCCAAATCCGGCACCGCCGATTTCATGAAGAACCTCACTGGCGACCAGAAGAAGGATTCGCACCTGATCGGTCAGTTCGGTGTTGGCTTCTACTCCGCCTTTATCGTGGCCGACCAGGTTGAAGTGTTCAGCCGCCGTGCCGGCCTGCCTGCCAGCGAAGGCGTGCACTGGTCTTCCAAGGGCGAGGGCGAGTTCGAAGTTGCGACCATCGACAAGGCCGAGCGCGGCACCCGCATCGTCCTGCACCTGAAATCCGGTGAAGACGAGTTCGCCGATGGCTGGCGCCTGCGCAACATCATCAAGAAGTACTCCGACCACATCGCGCTGCCGATCGAGCTGCCCAAAGAAGCCGCTGCCGCTGAAGGCGAAGAGAAACCTGCGCTGGAGTGGGAAACCGTCAACCGCGCCAGCGCGCTGTGGACTCGTCCGCGTACCGAGATCAAGGACGAGGAATACCAGGAGTTCTACAAGCACATCGCCCATGACTTCGAAAACCCGCTGAGCTGGAGCCACAACAAGGTCGAAGGCAAGCTGGAGTACAGCTCGCTGCTCTACGTACCGGCTCGCGCGCCGTTCGACCTGTACCAGCGTGAAGCGCCCAAGGGCCTCAAGCTCTACGTGCAGCGCGTGTTCGTCATGGATCAGGCCGAGTCGTTCCTGCCGCTGTACCTGCGTTTCATCAAGGGCGTGGTGGACTCCAACGACCTGTCGCTGAACGTCTCGCGGGAAATCCTGCAGAAAGACCCGATCATCGACTCGATGAAGTCGGCGCTGACCAAGCGTGTCCTCGACATGCTGGAGAAACTGGCGAAGAACGAACCCGAGCAATACAAGGGCTTCTGGAAGAACTTCGGCCAGGTGATGAAGGAAGGCCCGGCCGAGGACTTCGCCAACAAGGAGAAGATCGCCGGCCTGCTGCGCTTCGCCTCCACCCAGGGCGACGACGGCGAGCAGAATGTCTCCTTGGCCGACTACCTGGCTCGCGCCAAGGAAGGCCAGGACAAGATCTACTTCCTCACCGGCGAATCCTACGCCCAGGTGAAGAACAGCCCGCACCTGGAAGTCTTCCGCAAGAAAGGCATCGAAGTGCTGCTGCTCACCGACCGTATCGACGAGTGGCTGATGAGCTACCTCAACGAGTTCGACGGCAAGAGCTTTGTCGACGTGGCGCGCGGCGACCTGGACCTGGGCAACCTCGACTCCGAAGAGGACAAGAAGGCTGCCGAGGAAGTCGCCAAGACCAAGGAAGGCCTGGTTGAGCGGATCAAGACCGCCCTGGGCGAGAGCGTCAGCGAAGTGCGGGTTTCCCACCGCCTGACCGACTCGCCGGCGATCCTGGCCATTGGCGAGCAGGACCTGGGGCTGCAAATGCGCCAGATCCTTGAAGCCAGCGGGCAGAAGGTTCCGGATTCCAAGCCGATCTTCGAGTTCAACCCGACTCACCCGCTGATCGAGAAACTCGACGGCGAGCAGAGCGAAGAGCGCTTTGGCGACCTGTCGCACATCCTCTTCGATCAGGCGGCCCTGGCGGCCGGTGACAGCTTGAAGGACCCGGCGGCCTATGTGCGCCGACTGAACAAGCTGCTGGTGGAGCTGTCGGTTTAA
- a CDS encoding dienelactone hydrolase family protein, with amino-acid sequence MSQITVRSVVYQIDGQPYEGRLAFDAAHKAARPGLLMAPNWMGVSAGAEKIAEAVAAKGYVVLIADLYGQSLRPGDASQAGAAMMPLKDDRALLRKRMQAAFAALQSQGEAAVDTSRLATFGFCFGGCCALELARSGAPVKAAVSFHGTLDTPNPADANNIKGSVLVLHGAADPFVAKEQLPAFEAEMDAAGVDWQLVSYGGAVHSFTDTHANLPGKMMYDAKTSARAFATMHYLLDEVFSG; translated from the coding sequence ATGAGTCAAATCACAGTGCGTTCCGTGGTCTATCAGATCGATGGCCAGCCCTATGAAGGCCGCCTGGCCTTCGATGCCGCCCATAAAGCTGCGCGTCCGGGGTTGCTGATGGCGCCGAACTGGATGGGTGTCAGCGCCGGAGCGGAGAAGATCGCCGAGGCGGTGGCGGCCAAGGGTTATGTGGTGCTGATCGCCGATCTGTATGGCCAGTCGCTGCGCCCCGGCGATGCGAGCCAGGCCGGTGCCGCGATGATGCCGCTCAAGGATGATCGGGCGTTGCTGCGCAAGCGCATGCAGGCGGCCTTTGCGGCCTTGCAGAGCCAGGGCGAAGCCGCGGTGGACACCTCCAGGCTGGCCACCTTCGGCTTCTGCTTTGGCGGCTGCTGCGCCCTGGAACTGGCCCGCAGTGGCGCGCCGGTGAAGGCGGCGGTGTCGTTCCACGGCACCCTGGACACCCCCAACCCTGCCGATGCCAACAACATCAAGGGCTCGGTACTGGTACTGCACGGCGCGGCGGACCCGTTCGTGGCCAAGGAGCAACTGCCGGCCTTCGAAGCGGAAATGGACGCCGCGGGAGTGGACTGGCAACTGGTCAGCTACGGTGGCGCGGTGCATTCCTTCACCGACACCCACGCCAACCTGCCGGGCAAGATGATGTACGACGCCAAGACCTCGGCCCGGGCCTTCGCCACCATGCATTACCTGCTGGACGAAGTCTTTAGCGGCTGA
- a CDS encoding pirin family protein gives MNSPLVIRPRAEDVEGQPILRPLPSAQCRSVGPFVFFDHMLETRYPPGKGMNIRQHPHIGLSTLTYLFAGQIQHKDSLGSDQIVGAGDVSWMTAGSAIAHVERTPALLQAQGFAMHGLQVWLASPKEQEQGPGHYSHHPANSLPVSDNLGVSIRMIAGSGFCLQSPVPVLSPTLYAELRLQTATSLLIPTEHQQRALYVLEGEAQLDGEPLPVHSLVVLPEGENATLFAESDCHAVLIGGAALDGPRRINWNFVASDPLLIDEARRRWAAGDWPQVPGESERIELPPARH, from the coding sequence ATGAACTCCCCCCTCGTGATCCGTCCCCGTGCCGAGGACGTTGAAGGCCAACCCATCCTGCGCCCCCTGCCTTCGGCCCAGTGCCGCAGTGTCGGGCCTTTCGTGTTCTTCGACCACATGCTGGAAACCCGCTACCCGCCGGGCAAAGGCATGAATATCCGCCAGCATCCGCATATCGGCCTCTCCACCCTGACCTACCTGTTCGCCGGGCAGATCCAGCACAAGGACAGCCTGGGCTCCGACCAGATCGTGGGCGCCGGGGACGTCAGCTGGATGACCGCCGGCAGCGCCATCGCCCATGTCGAGCGCACGCCAGCACTCTTGCAGGCCCAGGGGTTTGCCATGCACGGCCTGCAGGTCTGGCTGGCCTCGCCCAAAGAACAGGAGCAGGGCCCGGGGCACTACAGCCATCACCCGGCCAACAGCCTGCCGGTGAGCGACAACCTGGGGGTGAGCATTCGGATGATTGCCGGCAGCGGTTTCTGCCTGCAGTCGCCGGTGCCGGTGCTCTCCCCCACCCTGTATGCCGAGCTGCGGCTGCAGACCGCCACCAGCCTGCTGATTCCCACCGAGCATCAACAGCGTGCGCTGTATGTACTGGAGGGCGAGGCACAACTGGACGGCGAGCCATTACCCGTGCACTCGCTGGTGGTATTGCCAGAGGGGGAGAACGCCACGCTGTTCGCCGAGAGCGATTGCCATGCGGTGCTGATCGGCGGCGCCGCCCTGGACGGCCCGCGGCGGATCAACTGGAACTTCGTCGCCAGCGATCCACTGTTGATCGATGAAGCTCGCAGACGCTGGGCCGCCGGGGACTGGCCGCAGGTGCCGGGAGAAAGCGAGCGCATCGAATTGCCACCCGCCCGCCACTGA
- a CDS encoding OsmC family protein: MTITVNTESSEGFRHSIQVDDHQLFTDLPKSAGGEGTAPEPHDYFDAALGACKALTLKLYAQKKNIPLTGVTVEIKHDNSEEQKGKYALHVKLTLKGVLTDAQRDELHRVADRCPIHKLMTTSEVSIETHLSEGAFSQ, translated from the coding sequence ATGACCATCACCGTCAATACCGAGTCCAGCGAAGGTTTCCGCCACAGCATCCAGGTCGACGACCACCAGTTGTTCACCGACCTGCCCAAGTCCGCCGGGGGCGAAGGCACCGCCCCCGAGCCCCATGACTACTTCGATGCCGCCCTGGGCGCCTGCAAGGCCCTGACCCTCAAGCTCTACGCGCAGAAGAAGAACATCCCGCTGACCGGGGTCACCGTGGAGATCAAGCACGACAACAGCGAAGAGCAGAAAGGCAAGTACGCCCTGCATGTGAAACTGACCCTCAAGGGCGTGCTCACCGACGCCCAGCGTGATGAGCTGCACCGGGTGGCCGACCGTTGCCCGATCCACAAGCTGATGACCACCAGCGAAGTCAGCATCGAGACCCACCTCTCCGAAGGTGCCTTCAGCCAGTAG
- a CDS encoding amidohydrolase family protein has translation MGGGPVHWNPVQAGCLWALLVLPLALAQARDYVYSDAHLHYVDFFQETAGMEALLKAMDDNRIEQVMIAGIPVAKKWHEDEPKRPRYYAGDDAAAYWYSATDVLVAAAVKKLPAEQRRRFHPFLSGFNPNDKNSAAHIQRMLDLDPGLWQGIGEVFTRHDDLTALTAGDTPRANNEAMTKVYHLAAENDLPVMLHSNITSKRERNPLYLAEIEEPLRNHPHTRFIWAHAGTSAEIHRHQTRLEFLLPTLTRLLESYPNLYIDLSWSLLTPYLLDKQGNPDPAWLQLVERFPERFMLGSDVVGRFNKLGSELRGFDGFLDALPQEVARKVAHDNFLAILPANHRP, from the coding sequence ATGGGAGGCGGCCCGGTGCACTGGAACCCTGTTCAAGCAGGCTGTTTGTGGGCGCTGCTGGTGCTGCCGCTGGCGTTGGCCCAGGCGCGTGACTATGTGTACAGCGACGCGCACCTGCATTACGTGGACTTCTTCCAGGAAACCGCGGGCATGGAAGCCTTGCTCAAGGCCATGGATGACAACCGCATCGAGCAGGTGATGATTGCGGGGATTCCGGTGGCCAAGAAATGGCACGAGGATGAGCCCAAGCGCCCGCGCTACTACGCCGGGGACGATGCCGCGGCCTACTGGTACAGCGCCACCGACGTGCTGGTGGCCGCCGCGGTGAAAAAGCTGCCGGCCGAGCAGCGCCGGCGCTTTCATCCGTTCCTTTCGGGGTTCAACCCCAACGACAAGAATTCCGCGGCGCATATCCAGCGCATGCTCGATCTCGACCCGGGGCTGTGGCAGGGCATCGGCGAGGTCTTCACCCGGCACGACGATCTCACCGCGCTGACCGCCGGCGACACGCCGCGGGCCAATAACGAGGCGATGACCAAGGTCTATCACCTGGCGGCCGAGAACGACCTGCCGGTCATGCTGCACTCCAACATCACCTCCAAGCGCGAGCGCAATCCGCTGTACCTGGCGGAAATCGAAGAGCCGCTGCGCAATCACCCCCATACGCGTTTTATCTGGGCCCATGCCGGCACCAGTGCCGAGATCCATCGTCACCAGACCCGGCTGGAGTTCCTGCTGCCGACCCTGACGCGGCTGCTGGAGAGCTACCCCAACCTCTACATCGACCTGTCCTGGAGCCTGCTCACGCCCTATCTGCTGGATAAGCAGGGCAACCCCGACCCGGCCTGGCTGCAGCTGGTGGAGCGCTTCCCGGAGCGCTTCATGCTGGGTTCGGACGTGGTCGGGCGCTTCAACAAGCTGGGGAGCGAGCTGCGGGGGTTCGATGGCTTTCTTGACGCCTTGCCGCAGGAGGTGGCACGCAAGGTGGCCCATGACAATTTCCTCGCCATCCTTCCCGCCAACCATCGTCCCTAG
- a CDS encoding DUF3859 domain-containing protein, translated as MHLTRLSALAALMIFSGLASAEVRVEGPVEYGVFEGPKAELQSGERVLRRSNEKIQQTSVVPARLGTKFGMRYQLLGKVAEDQPLTLLYLTPGIRTPDGVRHDKFEITQKLVPNAPQDVMAYEFTESHEVVPGEWRFMVFQGDRLLAEQRFSVR; from the coding sequence ATGCACCTCACTCGTTTAAGCGCACTGGCGGCGCTGATGATCTTCAGTGGCCTGGCCAGCGCCGAAGTCCGTGTCGAAGGGCCGGTGGAATACGGCGTGTTCGAAGGTCCCAAGGCCGAGCTGCAATCGGGGGAGCGGGTGCTGCGCCGCAGCAACGAGAAGATCCAGCAGACTTCTGTGGTGCCCGCCAGGCTGGGGACCAAGTTCGGCATGCGTTACCAGTTGCTGGGCAAGGTGGCCGAAGATCAGCCCCTGACTCTTCTTTACCTGACGCCGGGCATCCGTACGCCGGACGGGGTACGCCATGACAAGTTCGAAATCACTCAGAAACTGGTGCCTAACGCTCCCCAGGATGTGATGGCCTATGAGTTCACCGAAAGCCATGAGGTGGTCCCGGGCGAGTGGCGTTTCATGGTCTTCCAGGGCGACCGATTGTTGGCAGAACAGCGATTTTCTGTGCGCTGA
- a CDS encoding methyl-accepting chemotaxis protein translates to MQHSLRETIRRISDSSSQLASASEELSCVTEDATRGLHQQSLEIEQAATAVNQMTAAVEEVASNAVATSEASRESDRIAQHGREQVHQTVLSIESLAQDVTANASQVEDLAQKVYGISKVLEVIRSIAEQTNLLALNAAIEAARAGDAGRGFAVVADEVRALAHRTQQSTQEIEQMIGGIQQGTDQAVSSMQQSNNRAHSTLEVAKAAGQALEEIASAFTQINERNIVIASASEQQAAVAREVDRNLMNIRDLALQTSAGANQTSAASQELSRLAVDLNSMVARFSV, encoded by the coding sequence ATGCAGCACAGCCTGCGGGAAACCATCCGGCGCATCTCCGATTCATCCAGCCAGCTGGCCTCGGCCTCGGAAGAGCTCAGTTGTGTCACCGAGGATGCGACCCGTGGCCTGCATCAGCAGAGCCTGGAGATCGAACAGGCGGCCACGGCGGTAAACCAGATGACCGCAGCGGTGGAGGAGGTGGCCAGTAACGCAGTGGCCACGTCCGAGGCCTCGCGGGAGTCCGACCGCATCGCCCAGCACGGGCGCGAGCAGGTGCACCAGACGGTGCTCTCGATTGAGTCGCTGGCGCAGGACGTGACGGCCAATGCCAGCCAGGTGGAGGATCTGGCGCAGAAGGTCTATGGCATCAGCAAGGTACTGGAGGTGATCCGTTCCATTGCCGAGCAGACCAACCTGCTGGCGTTGAACGCGGCCATCGAGGCGGCACGGGCCGGGGATGCGGGACGCGGGTTCGCAGTGGTGGCCGATGAAGTCCGGGCCCTGGCTCATCGGACCCAGCAGTCGACCCAGGAAATCGAGCAGATGATCGGCGGTATCCAGCAGGGCACCGACCAGGCCGTCAGTTCCATGCAGCAGAGCAACAACCGCGCCCATTCGACCCTGGAGGTGGCCAAGGCGGCAGGACAGGCGCTGGAGGAAATCGCATCGGCCTTCACCCAGATCAATGAGCGCAACATCGTCATTGCCAGCGCCTCGGAGCAGCAGGCGGCAGTGGCGCGGGAGGTGGACCGCAACCTGATGAACATCCGCGACCTGGCCTTGCAGACCTCCGCCGGGGCCAATCAGACCAGTGCGGCCAGCCAGGAGTTGTCGCGCCTGGCGGTGGACCTGAACAGCATGGTGGCGCGTTTCTCGGTCTGA
- the fabB gene encoding beta-ketoacyl-ACP synthase I produces MRRVVITGLGIVSCLGNDKETVSANLRASRPGIRFNPEYAEMGLRSQVSGSIDLNLEELIDRKIYRFVGHAAAYAYLAMKDAIADSGLSEEQVSNPRTGLIAGSGGASTLNQMEALDILREKGVKRVGPYRVTRTMSSTVSACLATPFKIKGLNYSIASACATSAHCIGTAMEQIQMGKQDIVFAGGGEEEHWTQSFLFDAMGALSTQYNETPEKASRAYDAKRDGFVIAGGGGMVVVEELEHALARGAKIYAEIVGYGATSDGYDMVAPSGEGAIRCMEMAMSTVDTPIDYLNTHGTSTPVGDVAEMKGVREVFGDKAPAISSTKSLSGHSLGAAGVHEAIYCMLMMEGNFMAGSANIDELDPEVADMPILTKTREDATINTVMSNSFGFGGTNATLVLKRWQGK; encoded by the coding sequence ATGCGCCGCGTCGTTATCACAGGTCTTGGCATTGTTTCGTGCCTGGGCAATGACAAAGAGACCGTCTCCGCTAACCTGCGTGCAAGTCGCCCTGGCATCCGCTTCAACCCGGAATATGCCGAAATGGGTCTGCGTAGCCAGGTTTCCGGCTCCATTGACCTGAACCTCGAAGAGCTGATCGACCGCAAGATCTATCGCTTCGTCGGCCACGCGGCGGCTTACGCCTACCTGGCCATGAAAGACGCCATCGCCGACTCCGGCCTGAGCGAAGAACAAGTGTCCAACCCGCGCACCGGCCTGATCGCCGGCTCCGGCGGCGCCTCGACTCTGAACCAGATGGAAGCGCTGGACATCCTGCGCGAGAAAGGCGTCAAGCGCGTTGGCCCATACCGCGTTACGCGGACCATGAGCAGCACCGTTTCCGCCTGCCTGGCCACCCCGTTCAAGATCAAGGGCCTGAACTACTCCATCGCTTCTGCCTGCGCCACCAGTGCTCACTGCATCGGTACCGCCATGGAACAGATCCAGATGGGCAAGCAGGACATCGTCTTCGCCGGTGGCGGTGAAGAAGAGCATTGGACCCAGTCGTTCCTGTTCGACGCCATGGGTGCCCTGTCCACCCAGTACAACGAAACCCCGGAAAAGGCCTCCCGCGCCTACGACGCCAAGCGTGACGGTTTCGTCATCGCCGGCGGTGGCGGCATGGTGGTGGTCGAGGAGCTGGAACACGCTCTGGCCCGTGGCGCCAAGATCTACGCGGAAATCGTCGGCTACGGCGCCACTTCCGATGGCTACGACATGGTGGCTCCAAGCGGCGAAGGTGCAATCCGCTGCATGGAAATGGCCATGTCCACCGTCGACACCCCTATCGACTACCTGAACACCCACGGCACTTCGACCCCGGTCGGCGACGTCGCGGAAATGAAAGGCGTGCGTGAAGTGTTCGGCGACAAGGCCCCGGCCATCAGCTCCACCAAGAGCCTGTCGGGTCACTCCCTGGGCGCTGCCGGCGTTCACGAAGCGATCTACTGCATGCTGATGATGGAAGGCAACTTCATGGCCGGTTCGGCCAACATCGACGAGCTGGATCCGGAAGTGGCCGATATGCCGATCCTGACCAAGACCCGCGAAGACGCCACCATCAACACCGTGATGAGCAACAGCTTCGGCTTCGGTGGCACCAACGCCACCCTGGTCCTGAAGCGCTGGCAGGGCAAGTAA
- the fabA gene encoding 3-hydroxyacyl-[acyl-carrier-protein] dehydratase FabA — MTKQNAFTREDLLRCSRGELFGPGNAQLPAPNMLMVDRITHISEEGGKYGKGELVAELDITPDLWFFACHFEGDPVMPGCLGLDAMWQLVGFFLGWQGLPGRGRALGSGEVKFFGQVLPTAKKVTYNIHIKRVLKGKLNMAIADGSVSVDGREIYTAEGLRVGVFTSTDNF, encoded by the coding sequence ATGACCAAACAAAACGCCTTTACTCGGGAAGACCTGCTGCGCTGCAGTCGCGGTGAGCTGTTCGGCCCAGGTAACGCGCAACTGCCCGCCCCCAACATGCTGATGGTGGATCGCATCACCCATATCAGCGAAGAGGGTGGCAAGTACGGTAAAGGTGAGTTGGTCGCTGAGCTGGATATCACTCCAGACCTGTGGTTCTTCGCTTGCCACTTCGAAGGCGACCCGGTGATGCCAGGCTGCCTGGGCCTGGATGCCATGTGGCAACTGGTGGGCTTCTTCCTCGGCTGGCAGGGCTTGCCGGGCCGCGGTCGCGCCCTGGGTTCGGGGGAAGTGAAATTCTTCGGCCAGGTCCTGCCGACCGCCAAGAAAGTCACCTATAACATTCACATCAAGCGCGTGCTCAAGGGCAAGCTGAACATGGCCATCGCCGATGGTTCGGTCAGCGTTGACGGCCGCGAAATCTATACCGCCGAAGGCCTCCGGGTCGGCGTGTTTACTTCAACTGACAACTTCTAA